The following proteins come from a genomic window of Rutidosis leptorrhynchoides isolate AG116_Rl617_1_P2 chromosome 10, CSIRO_AGI_Rlap_v1, whole genome shotgun sequence:
- the LOC139872899 gene encoding coilin-like → MKTQSIRLRVVFDDRSVLSQTQQANFMDHTWLLIEPNKHLKISDVSNRLLHVFNLHSSCPNGILLYMENFFLPPSESTQLLKDRDIICVKKNGLAIAEAAEVEDGSHLLANANNLLLANEEYDKETGAYESEFEEDEDEKLDEEPSKKPVSKKRKASTKIRSPKKKKKRSVVMDGVEYEVATKDGNMNHDECFRTKNISKKVKSKKKKNNGERETIIAEVKSSSKEKRKKKHRLMVESSAQDEVVTDEIGNVYNADGVKQESTAPDGAKKGPSRSARRKKAKRKWMRELAIVSQNTTTHLEPEDPEVAAEVLNKEANGHPYGLVKQDQLPAKFVDKNVMEPEQRNGNGNVKTKFVPCVVRPGHIRFEPLDEDEDAKRIEVPNVAFQWNGITSKKKGQKWGIEKFSTFLKNDSQKAENEPSTIITEDAQPPLIDLNNFDQLPMCSSPKEGDVIAYRLIELSSSWTPELSSFRVGKVSHCDGDNIVLNPVPEYPVVFDKIDEDGPHNSLYKEDGSLEINFEGLLDVRSVNQSNSDATTAVSNGVNRTDGENNTELKLLSIRNDNETNLSKDPSPVVTKNKEGDTWEELSEALRAKKQELLEINEEMKKDSGSNKWSYRALRGSALGPTMAMLRSTNNM, encoded by the exons ATGAAGACACAATCGATAAGGCTTAGAGTAGTGTTCGATGATCGTTCGGTTCTCAGCCAAACACAACAAGCCAACTTCATGGACCACACCTGGCTTCTAATCGAACCGAACAAACATCTCAAAATATCTGACGTCAGCAATCGTCTTCTCCACGTATTCAACCTTCACAGTTCGTGCCCTAATGGCATCCTCCTATAT ATGGAAAACTTTTTCTTACCACCATCTGAGTCAACTCAACTTTTGAAGGACAGGGATATTATTTG TGTGAAGAAGAACGGGTTGGCTATAGCTGAAGCAGCTGAGGTGGAAGATGGAAGTCATTTGCTTGCTAATGCTAATAATCTACTTTTGGCAAATGAAGAGTATGATAAGGAAACTGGAGCATATGAAAGTGAATTTGAAGAAGATGAGGATGAAAAGTTGGATGAAGAACCTTCTAAAAAACCAGTTTCTAAGAAAAGAAAAGCCTCTACAAAAATTCGGAGCCCAAA aaagaagaagaaaagatcgGTGGTGATGGATGGTGTTGAATATGAAGTCGCAACCAAGGATGGCAACATGAATCATGATGAATGTTTTCGCACAAAAAACATTAGCAAAAAAGTTaaatcaaagaagaagaagaacaatggTGAAAGGGAAACAATCATCGCTGAGGTTAAATCTTCTTCTAAGGAGAAGAG GAAAAAGAAGCATCGGTTGATGGTGGAGAGTAGTGCACAAGATGAAGTTGTGACAGATGAAATAGGCAACGTTTATAATGCTGATGGAGTCAAACAAGAGTCTACTGCACCTGATGGAGCTAAAAAG GGTCCTAGTAGATCTGCCAGAAGGAAAAAGGCTAAGAGAAAATGGATGCGGGAACTTGCTATAGTGTCACAAAAT ACCACTACACATTTGGAGCCAGAAGACCCAGAAGTAGCAGCTGAAGTCCTAAATAAAGAGGCTAATGGTCATCCATATGGACTT GTAAAGCAAGACCAGTTACCTGCAAAATTTGTGGATAAGAATGTCATGGAACCAGAAcaaagaaatggtaatggtaatgtGAAGACCAAATTTGTTCCTTGTGTAGTCAGGCCAGGACATATTCGCTTTGAACCTCTTGATGAAG ACGAAGATGCCAAGCGTATTGAAGTACCAAAT GTAGCTTTTCAATGGAACGGCATCACCAGTAAGAAGAAGGGTCAAAAGTGGGGTATAGAAAAGTTTTCAACTTTTCTAAAAAATGACTCCCAAAAAGCAGAAAACGAACCTTCTACAATAATAACTGAAGATGCACAACCACCTTTGATTGACCTTAATAACTTTGATCAACTCCCTATGTGTAGCTCACCGAAG GAAGGTGATGTCATTGCATACCGTCTTATCGAATTATCTTCTTCTTGGACTCCCGAGCTCTCTTCGTTTCGG GTTGGAAAAGTATCACATTGTGATGGCGATAACATTGTTCTGAATCCGGTACCGGAGTATCCCGTTGTTTTTGATAAGATCGATGAAGATGGCCCACACAACTCTCTTTACAAAGAAGATGGAAGTTTAGAG ATCAATTTTGAAGGTCTACTTGATGTCCGTAGTGTCAATCAAAGTAACTCAGATGCGACAACAGCGGTCAGTAATGGTGTCAATCGAACTGATGGTGAAAACAATACAGAATTAAAGCTGTTGTCTATCCGCAATGATAATGAAACAAATTTATCCAAAGACCCGAGTCCAG TGGTCACGAAGAATAAAGAAGGTGACACATGGGAGGAACTGAGTGAGGCATTAAGGGCAAAGAAACAAGAGTTATTGGAGATAAATGAAGAGATGAAGAAAGATTCTGGGAGTAACAAATGGTCGTATAGAGCTTTAAGAGGTAGTGCACTTGGTCCAACAATGGCTATGTTAAGATCTACTAACAACATGTAA